One window from the genome of Sebastes umbrosus isolate fSebUmb1 chromosome 12, fSebUmb1.pri, whole genome shotgun sequence encodes:
- the xirp1 gene encoding xin actin-binding repeat-containing protein 1 isoform X3: METFGLRRTQSLKSLSGVQERSWVMPAPTRWDKKSVSQLVQQYQSCADLRSIEKEEHKLQVSDSCVDSRWRRLDNVALWGSGRSSNLSRSRSMDFLPQKESSGTKALCAMFESKATLQQSFNSSPRLNSASATGSNTGRDCSLQGWTSHNTALKDTTIQRATQVEGVKAMNGLPESSARASRYSHDDKYSPSLTKGGTPTRQGRDRISTSSSVRDRSALYLSRAAAIDSTGDSAQPESVSTPGTRAKNSKMAEAARKITVSQSSHDEEDLPPPPPPPVPPRPLDYEGPSALSSLPLPPPKETFSTIYQQRQKSELKRLFKHIHPDLRASLDDIADDEIMKAVQSQNIQAADAAYQGEVQSMRWIFENWTMDNIGDPHETKKLLDDEELKGGNVRGTSSMFEHVDSTQQMSVKRQTSVRGDVRTSTWLFESQPLDSLNKSISEEGELVEAVLKEPIQPGDVKGARVLFESKPLSDLGRCDSIEDHSFLKLRSELQEQKGDVQKTLKLFQAEPCCAIRDNSGNIHEIKSICREEINSSNISTARWLFETQPLDLINKGIDGVKIIRGISLEEGHGGGVDQKRWMFETQRFDTIQEIVGEDKFEGTATECAGEADVLNKRKLFEMQPLAALKGDSAEKSLEKEEIIAGDVKTSLWLFETQPMETLSDSYEVGRLKKVTLSADEQGEVKGKKQIFESCSIQKNTSFKEQEIEKGDVKGFKNLFETIPLSKIAHSDEEITEEEKAIAAGNVKGNKALFETTPLYAIKDSSGNLHTVTTVSREELIKGKVQNYKWMFETKPLDELAEGKGNVEVIKGITRQEDTMGDVKTAKWLFETQTIDGIHSKFNQTEQDASVELEHRKGDVKNCKWLFETKPMDILYDKSEKVNDKETIDNTDVKSITWLFESQPLDSIKDGEEYNLKLCNTIQDSVKSEVGVQTVKHVFETETLDRIRKDAKSEQDVRCVSQVNFQSGDVSRVKELFESQSLDEIGLEMAITSDEQKQDEHLEKGSVHKFTWMFENRPMNQMNQDNEDTNIQRDSGAEGGDVQNKKFIFETSSLDKIHEQPLEQKPDSVEQPVSSVDVKSSTMMFESLPLYAIRDKEGQFHEVTTVKKEEVMSADVRGARWMFETKPLDAIKAEKEVYVIRAVTQEDVKKGDVKSARWKFETQPLDSLTSRDEPTVRVIEDLGSSNVQLNKQIFESEQSCEKFMRMVSVTDVQQGDVRTSTWLFENQSIDSLKGEPQEQGPVKTVHREDSQKGDVKRCTWLFESQPLDKIKEPEDTSVQGTEEEIPKSDVKCTTWLFETTPLDKITANTVADTLSYLYQMTFVHSSGIIIEASESRNVNMAKYLLESNEGVQIQNEEAVGGNIRNIMLQLLLKPTLKPQVSLLREVEKGKVNTTVVELPVYQSDTTINIERDQRVQHIVQMIDELLVGDKDLKKGIIMQETVDGQAEMSVYSLICNSEAKTESHIIEKGDVKSTIGNLLATANSQRTAASCRVDENEKGNVNLYKSCIEKGDLRYLQSLHVEATGDEVDHSLLAEEHVEIVQGDVKEAKRSLCQQKEQVERTISDVLPGDVKNTKKVFSSECSLSVESCAPKEEIIPGDILSAKQQLAVKQPVMVEKEEIVSGDIKATMQSLERAKQQSMCVEREIIKPGTIYDMDLSGPEIEGSQAQKEVIISGDVKAAKKSLQMAKQQSMNMEREAVVPGKIYNLNVTAQEETSSTVTQSTCSSSSRCQQIKTYPK, translated from the exons ATGGAGACATTTGGCCTGAGGAGGACCCAGTCTCTGAAGAGTCTTTCTGGGGTTCAGGAGAGATCATGGGTCATGCCCGCTCCCACCCGCTGGGACAAGAAGTCTGTGTCTCAGCTGGTGCAACA ATACCAAAGCTGTGCTGACCTGAGGAGTATTGAAAAAGAGGAGCATAAACTCCAA GTGTCAGACAGCTGTGTGGACAGTCGATGGAGGAGGCTGGACAATGTGGCCCTCTGGGGCTCTGGAAGAAGCTCTAATCTATCCAGGAGTCGCTCCATGGACTTCCTCCCTCAGAAGGAGTCTTCTGGCACCAAAGCTTTGTGTGCCATGTTTGAGTCCAAGGCCACCCTGCAGCAAAGCTTCAACAGCAGCCCTCGGCTCAACTCGGCCTCTGCTACTGGCAGTAACACGGGGAGAGACTGCTCTCTGCAGGGCTGGACAAGTCACAACACCGCTTTAAAGGATACAACCATTCAG AGAGCCACCCAAGTGGAAGGAGTAAAGGCCATGAATGGACTCCCAGAGTCTTCTGCCAGAGCTTCCAGATACTCACACG atgacaaatatagtccatCGCTGACTAAGGGGGGCACTCCGACAAGACAAGGCAGAGACAGGATATCTACTTCCTCCTCAGTGAGAGACAGATCGGCTCTCTATCTGTCAAGAGCAGCAGCTATCGACTCCACAGGAGACTCAGCACAGCCA GAATCCGTCAGTACTCCAGGAACGAGGGCTAAAAACAGTAAG ATGGCCGAAGCAGCCAGGAAAATAACAGTTTCACAATCATCTCACGATGAAGAGGACCTGcctccccccccacctcctcccgtACCACCGAGACCCCTCGACTACGAAGGGCCTTCAGCATTAAGTAGCCTGCCTCTGCCTCCACCCAAAGAAACCTTTTCCACGATCTACCAACAACGGCAGAAGAGTGAGCTAAAGAGGCTCTTTAAACACATCCACCCGGACCTAAGGGCAAGTCTCGATGACATCGCTGACGATGAGATAATGAAGGCAGTGCAGTCACAAAACATTCAGGCAGCGGACGCAGCTTATCAGGGTGAAGTGCAGTCCATGAGGTGGATCTTTGAGAACTGGACTATGGACAACATTGGGGATCCTCATGAAACCAAGAAGCTGCTGGATGATGAGGAGTTAAAAGGTGGAAACGTCAGAGGCACCTCCTCAATGTTTGAGCACGTTGACAGCACCCAACAAATGTCTGTCAAAAGACAGACTTCTGTCAGAGGGGATGTGAGAACATCAACGTGGCTGTTTGAGTCCCAGCCCTTAGATTctctaaataaatcaataagcGAAGAGGGTGAACTGGTCGAAGCAGTGCTGAAAGAACCCATCCAGCCAGGAGATGTGAAAGGGGCTCGGGTGCTTTTTGAGTCCAAACCATTGAGTGACTTGGGACGCTGCGACTCCATAGAAGACCATAGCTTCCTCAAACTGAGATCTGAGCTTCAGGAGCAGAAAGGAGACGTCCAAAAGACTTTAAAACTCTTTCAGGCAGAACCTTGCTGTGCCATCAGAGACAACAGTGGCAATATCCATGAGATTAAATCCATCTGCAGGGAGGAGATcaacagcagcaacatcagcactGCCCGTTGGCTTTTTGAAACCCAGCCTTTGGACCTGATTAATAAGGGAATTGATGGGGTGAAAATTATTCGGGGTATATCTCTGGAAGAGGGGCACGGAGGAGGAGTTGACCAAAAGAGGTGGATGTTTGAAACTCAGCGATTTGACACAATACAAGAGATCGTGGGAGAGGACAAGTTTGAAGGAACGGCGACTGAATGCGCCGGAGAGGCCGATGTCCTGAACAAGAGGAAGCTCTTTGAGATGCAGCCCTTGGCCGCACTGAAAGGAGACTCCGCAGAAAAGTCTTTGGAAAAGGAAGAAATTATTGCAGGAGATGTCAAGACttctctgtggttgtttgaaACTCAACCCATGGAGACCCTTAGTGATAGCTATGAAGTTGGGCGTTTGAAGAAAGTTACCCTTTCAGCTGATGAACAAGGAGAAGtaaaaggcaaaaaacaaatatttgagaGCTGCAGTATTCAAAAGAACACCTCATTCAAGGAACAAGAGATTGAAAAAGGCGATGTTAAGGGATTCAAAAATCTCTTTGAAACAATTCCTCTGAGCAAAATTGCTCATTCTGATGAAGAGATTACTGAGGAGGAAAAAGCTATTGCAGCAGGAAACGTAAAAGGTAACAAAGCGCTGTTCGAGACAACTCCTTTATATGCAATAAAGGACAGCTCCGGAAACCTCCATACGGTCACAACAGTCAGCCGAGAAGAACTCATCAAAGGGAAGGTCCAAAACTATAAGTGGATGTTTGAGACTAAGCCTTTAGACGAGCTTGCAGAGGGAAAAGGAAATGTTGAGGTAATCAAAGGCATCACCAGACAGGAGGATACGATGGGCGACGTCAAGACGGCAAAGTGGCTTTTTGAAACCCAGACAATAGATGGGATCCATTCCAAGTTCAACCAGACCGAGCAGGATGCTTCTGTAGAACTGGAACATCGTAAAGGTGATGTCAAGAACTGCAAATGGTTATTTGAAACAAAACCAATGGACATCTTGTATGACAAATCAGAAAAAGTAAATGATAAAGAAACCATTGACAATACCGATGTCAAGTCCATTACTTGGCTTTTTGAATCACAGCCTCTAGACAGCATCAAAGATGGCGAAGAGTACAATCTGAAGCTGTGCAACACCATACAGGATTCTGTCAAATCGGAGGTTGGTGTTCAAACagtcaaacatgtttttgaaacaGAAACCTTGGATAGAATAAGAAAGGATGCAAAGTCTGAACAAGACGTGAGATGTGTCAGCCAGGTCAACTTTCAGTCTGGAGATGTCTCACGAGTCAAAGAACTTTTTGAATCCCAGTCTCTCGATGAAATTGGATTAGAAATGGCAATAACATCTGATGAACAGAAACAAGACGAACACCTCGAGAAAGGTTCCGTACATAAATTTACCTGGATGTTTGAAAATCGTCCCATGAACCAGATGAATCAGGACAATGAAGATACAAACATTCAGAGAGACAGTGGCGCAGAGGGTGGTGATGTACAGAACAAAAAGTTTATATTCGAAACATCCTCACTGGACAAAATCCACGAGCAACCCCTTGAACAGAAGCCAGATTCTGTGGAACAGCCTGTGAGCAGTGTTGACGTAAAGTCGAGCACCATGATGTTTGAATCCCTGCCACTGTATGCCATCAGAGACAAAGAGGGCCAGTTTCATGAAGTCACAACTGTGAAAAAGGAGGAGGTAATGAGTGCTGATGTAAGAGGAGCAAGGTGGATGTTTGAGACAAAACCCCTTGACGCCATCAAGGCAGAGAAGGAAGTTTACGTGATCCGAGCTGTTACCCAAGAAGATGTCAAGAAAGGAGATGTCAAATCAGCCAGATGGAAGTTTGAGACACAACCTTTGGACTCCCTCACCAGCCGCGATGAGCCCACTGTCAGGGTCATTGAAGACTTGGGAAGCAGTAATGTGCAACTCAATAAACAGATATTTGAATCTGAGCAGTCATGCGAGAAGTTCATGCGAATGGTTAGCGTCACTGATGTCCAGCAAGGTGATGTCAGGACCTCCACCTGGCTCTTTGAGAATCAAAGCATTGACAGTCTGAAAGGGGAACCTCAGGAGCAAGGTCCGGTAAAAACAGTCCACAGAGAAGACAGCCAAAAAGGAGATGTGAAACGCTGCACTTGGCTGTTTGAATCACAGCCACTGGACAAGATCAAGGAGCCTGAGGACACCTCGGTGCAAGGTACTGAGGAGGAGATACCAAAATCTGATGTGAAGTGCACTACCTGGCTCTTTGAGACCACTCCACTGGACAAAATCACTGCCAACACTGTTGCTGACACCCTGTCCTATCTGTACCAAATGACTTTTGTTCACTCAAGCGGCATCATAATAGAAGCAAGTGAGAGCAGAAATGTTAACATGGCAAAATATCTGCTTGAAAGCAATGAAGGTGTGCAAATCCAGAATGAAGAGGCTGTTGGGGGTAACATCAGGAACATCATGTTACAACTCTTACTCAAACCAACGCTAAAGCCACAAGTTAGTCTTCTTAGAGAAGTGGAGAAGGGTAAAGTGAATACCACAGTTGTAGAACTTCCAGTCTACCAGTCAGACACAACTATCAACATCGAGAGGGATCAACGAGTACAACACATTGTCCAGATGATCGATGAATTGCTTGTCGGAGATAAGGATTTGAAAAAGGGAATCATAATGCAAGAGACTGTGGACGGGCAAGCAGAGATGTCAGTTTATTCACTCATCTGCAATTCTGAAGCCAAAACCGAGAGTCACATTATAGAGAAGGGAGACGTAAAGTCTACGATTGGAAATCTATTAGCTACTGCCAATAGTCAGAGGACTGCAGCGTCGTGTAGagtggatgaaaatgaaaagggAAATGTGAATCTGTACAAAAGTTGCATTGAGAAAGGAGACCTGCGCTATCTGCAAAGTCTTCATGTTGAAGCAACAGGAGATGAAGTTGATCACAGCCTTCTGGCTGAGGAGCACGTTGAAATAGTTCAAGGGGATGTGAAGGAAGCAAAGAGAAGTCTCTGTCAGCAAAAAGAGCAGGTAGAGCGAACCATTTCTGATGTTTTGCCAGGGGATGTAAAGAACACCAAAAAAGTGTTTTCGTCAGAGTGCTCTCTCAGCGTTGAAAGCTGCGCTCCAAAAGAAGAAATAATCCCTGGGGATATCTTATCAGCAAAGCAACAACTTGCAGTAAAGCAACCTGTCATGGTGGAAAAAGAGGAAATTGTGTCTGGAGACATCAAGGCAACAATGCAGTCATTAGAACGTGCAAAGCAACAGAGCATGTGTGTGGAGCGGGAGATCATTAAACCTGGAACTATCTATGACATGGACTTGTCAGGTCCTGAAATAGAAGGAAGCCAAGCACAAAAAGAAGTCATTATATCCGGAGATGTGAAAGCAGCTAAAAAGTCCCTTCAAATGGCTAAGCAGCAAAGCATGAATATGGAGCGCGAAGCCGTTGTCCCAGGAAAGATATACAACCTAAATGTCACGGCACAAGAGGAAACCTCCTCCACAGTGACGCAATCTACGTGTTCATCTTCCTCCAGATGCCAGCAAATCAAGACTTATCCAAAG TAA